The Deltaproteobacteria bacterium genome window below encodes:
- a CDS encoding flagellar protein FlgN — protein sequence MVNRLIDILEQEVTSYIELITLLQDEKRLLANRRNDELYQLVGRIESLAFKIRGLEDVCNNIAEQLLVSYNLPDKDIKKVNLSRVIEIIGVPHNELLKGLQSKLLALVEGVKELNQENRVIINRGIENINTAIMFLKDFSAFETYKPTGKMNSSYSMGV from the coding sequence ATGGTAAATAGACTCATTGACATATTAGAGCAGGAGGTTACATCTTACATTGAACTCATAACCCTGCTTCAGGATGAAAAGAGACTTCTCGCCAACAGAAGGAATGATGAACTGTATCAACTTGTCGGGAGGATAGAAAGTCTGGCATTTAAAATAAGGGGGTTGGAAGATGTGTGTAACAACATTGCAGAGCAACTTTTAGTCTCATATAATCTGCCGGACAAGGATATTAAAAAGGTAAATCTGTCAAGAGTTATAGAGATTATAGGAGTGCCGCACAATGAATTATTAAAAGGTCTTCAGTCAAAACTCCTTGCACTTGTAGAAGGTGTAAAGGAACTTAATCAGGAGAATAGGGTTATCATAAACCGCGGCATTGAAAATATAAATACAGCCATTATGTTTTTAAAGGATTTTTCTGCCTTTGAGACCTACAAGCCAACAGGTAAGATGAATAGTTCATACTCCATGGGTGTATAA